In Campylobacter suis, the following proteins share a genomic window:
- a CDS encoding DEAD/DEAH box helicase: MQEKVYEYFLGKNSTDILICQDDKSARECADAASLAGLKTFVLPDFRARFGDDLRSFNEELVDISKILSDYYKCNDKKLIVSPYSTLLNPLPSSLQLKSITINFGDKIDINALCDELLFSGYEIVDIAESRGEFSVRGEVIDIFSLNHDEPVRILLFDDEVESIRNYDISTQISSKAELESIEVVPFLAKLSKNEYEKANEKLQDINTNAIVSDLNSLGFWAIDGFENYLEKFHCVLAQEIKEIDDERDLSVFKNFSVLPQAKEFKPLLASPTSDFFEINKHKDITVLARNESLFSALNVGNENVKLLISPLVVNLTSPTKVIISLNKFSKKTRAKKASLVVDELKVNDYVVHEEYGIGKFLGLEKITVLGATKEFVVIAYQNDDRLLLPVENLNLIDRYIAVNGSIAVLDRLGKASFAKIKEKVREKLFLIASKIIAMAAQRELVQGLVIQKDDAQYLKFLSRAGFEYTTDQLTAVGEISDELKSGRVMDRLLSGDVGFGKTEVAMNAIFKCVLSGFVALFFVPTTLLSSQHFKSLKERLAEFDIKVFRLDRFSSAKQKAEVTKALSDGEPCVCVGTHALLSQKAKNVGLIVVDEEHKFGVKQKEKLKEISSNSHVLSMSATPIPRSLNMALSKIKTYSVLKTPPSERLDVRTSVKEWDEKIIKEAIMREMRCGGQVFYIHNHIADIELCAKNLRKILPNLRILILHSKIDAKITEEEILKFENGEYDVMVCTSIVESGIHLPNANTMIVENANKFGIADLHQLRGRVGRSNKQGFCYFLVEDKNELTPEALKRLVALESNSALGSGSVLAYHDLEIRGGGNIIGEAQSGHIEAIGYSLYLKMLEDEINSLLNQQSVKLNKIDLKLSVNAFLNPEFIREDRLRLELYRRLSKAVNVNEVYDISGEIEDRFGKLDSYTKQFLDIIIIKILALKHGFKAISNAEQNIVLTNQKDEKIRLKSRSKDDDDVIGEIISHLRSLK; this comes from the coding sequence ATGCAAGAGAAAGTTTATGAATATTTTCTTGGCAAAAATAGCACTGATATTTTAATTTGCCAAGATGATAAAAGTGCCAGAGAGTGCGCCGATGCAGCGTCTTTGGCTGGGCTTAAGACATTTGTTTTGCCAGATTTTAGGGCTAGGTTTGGCGATGATTTGCGAAGCTTTAACGAAGAGCTTGTGGATATTAGCAAAATTTTAAGTGATTATTACAAATGTAACGATAAAAAACTCATCGTCTCGCCATATTCAACACTCTTAAACCCACTTCCATCAAGCTTGCAACTAAAGAGCATAACGATAAATTTTGGCGATAAAATAGACATAAATGCCTTGTGTGATGAGCTGCTTTTTTCTGGATATGAGATAGTTGACATAGCTGAAAGTAGGGGAGAGTTTAGCGTTCGTGGCGAGGTGATAGATATTTTTAGTCTAAATCATGATGAGCCAGTGAGAATTTTGCTCTTTGATGATGAGGTTGAGAGCATTAGAAACTATGATATTTCAACACAGATAAGCTCAAAGGCTGAGCTTGAAAGTATTGAAGTTGTGCCATTTTTGGCTAAGCTTAGCAAAAATGAGTATGAAAAAGCAAATGAAAAACTCCAAGATATAAATACAAATGCTATCGTTAGTGACTTAAATTCCCTTGGTTTTTGGGCGATAGATGGTTTTGAAAACTACCTTGAGAAATTTCACTGTGTTTTAGCGCAAGAGATTAAAGAGATAGACGATGAGCGTGATTTAAGTGTATTTAAAAATTTTAGCGTCCTTCCCCAAGCAAAGGAATTTAAACCACTTTTAGCAAGCCCAACTTCTGATTTTTTTGAGATAAACAAGCACAAAGATATAACCGTTTTAGCTCGCAACGAGTCGCTTTTTAGCGCTTTAAATGTTGGCAACGAGAATGTCAAATTACTAATTAGCCCGCTTGTTGTAAATTTAACTTCGCCAACAAAAGTCATTATATCATTAAACAAGTTTAGTAAAAAAACAAGAGCCAAAAAGGCTTCGCTTGTAGTTGATGAGCTAAAAGTAAATGATTATGTTGTGCATGAAGAGTATGGTATCGGTAAGTTTTTGGGACTTGAAAAGATTACGGTTTTAGGGGCTACGAAAGAGTTTGTGGTTATTGCCTATCAAAACGATGACAGGTTACTTTTGCCAGTTGAAAATTTAAACCTTATAGACCGCTATATCGCCGTAAACGGATCAATCGCCGTACTTGATAGACTTGGAAAAGCAAGCTTTGCTAAGATAAAAGAAAAAGTACGCGAAAAGCTGTTTTTAATAGCCTCCAAAATCATCGCCATGGCAGCCCAGCGTGAGTTAGTACAAGGACTTGTGATACAAAAAGATGACGCGCAGTATCTTAAATTTCTATCTCGAGCTGGCTTTGAATACACGACTGATCAACTTACAGCTGTTGGTGAAATTTCAGATGAGCTAAAAAGCGGTCGCGTGATGGATAGACTGCTTAGTGGTGATGTTGGCTTTGGCAAGACCGAAGTTGCTATGAATGCTATTTTTAAATGTGTACTTTCTGGCTTTGTGGCTCTATTTTTTGTGCCAACAACGCTTCTTAGCTCGCAGCATTTTAAGAGCCTAAAAGAGCGTTTGGCTGAGTTTGATATCAAGGTTTTTAGGCTTGATAGGTTTAGCTCAGCTAAACAAAAGGCTGAGGTTACAAAGGCTTTAAGTGATGGCGAGCCTTGTGTTTGTGTCGGTACGCATGCTTTGCTTAGTCAAAAGGCAAAAAATGTAGGACTTATCGTTGTTGATGAAGAGCATAAATTCGGTGTAAAACAAAAAGAAAAATTAAAAGAGATTTCATCAAATTCGCATGTTTTAAGCATGTCTGCTACGCCTATCCCTAGAAGTTTAAATATGGCTCTTTCAAAGATTAAAACCTATAGTGTGCTTAAAACTCCACCAAGCGAACGCCTTGATGTAAGAACTAGCGTAAAAGAGTGGGATGAAAAGATCATAAAAGAGGCGATAATGCGCGAGATGAGGTGCGGCGGACAGGTATTTTATATACATAATCACATCGCAGACATAGAGCTTTGCGCTAAAAATTTACGCAAAATCCTACCAAATTTAAGAATTTTGATACTTCACTCAAAGATAGACGCGAAGATAACTGAAGAGGAAATTTTAAAGTTTGAAAACGGCGAATATGATGTGATGGTTTGTACTAGCATCGTAGAAAGTGGCATACATTTGCCAAATGCAAACACTATGATAGTTGAAAATGCCAACAAATTTGGTATCGCAGACCTTCATCAGCTTAGGGGTCGTGTTGGCAGAAGTAATAAGCAGGGCTTTTGTTATTTCTTGGTTGAGGATAAAAATGAGCTTACGCCAGAAGCGCTAAAGCGACTTGTTGCACTTGAAAGCAACTCAGCACTTGGCTCTGGAAGTGTGCTTGCTTATCATGACTTAGAAATTAGAGGTGGTGGTAACATTATAGGTGAGGCTCAAAGCGGACACATTGAAGCGATAGGCTACTCACTTTATCTAAAAATGCTTGAAGATGAGATAAACTCACTTCTTAATCAACAAAGCGTAAAACTAAACAAGATAGATTTAAAGCTTAGTGTAAATGCCTTTTTAAACCCTGAATTTATCCGAGAAGATCGCTTAAGACTAGAGCTTTATAGACGGCTTAGTAAGGCTGTGAATGTAAACGAGGTTTATGATATAAGTGGCGAGATAGAGGATAGATTTGGCAAGCTTGATAGTTATACAAAACAGTTTTTAGATATTATAATCATCAAAATTTTAGCACTAAAACATGGCTTTAAAGCCATATCAAATGCTGAGCAAAATATAGTTTTAACAAACCAAAAAGATGAAAAGATAAGATTAAAGTCACGAAGCAAAGATGATGATGATGTGATTGGCGAGATAATAAGCCATTTAAGGAGTTTAAAATGA
- a CDS encoding Mur ligase family protein, with the protein MKLEKFLEGKPLFYKEIDYTRMPRAWQSIKSKFKPFKVIHVIGTNGKGSTGRFLAQILHANGKTVGHYTSPHIFEFKERFWLNGSIVSDENLELAHQRLLEILPDEFRVKTSYFEYATLLAATLFEGCEYFVCEAGMGGELDATNVFEKKLSLFAPIGLDHIDVLGVDLKAIATTKFKAINANAPAILNDKMDKICSDIGFMIAKNLGVKIDFASQILKNDDRDSIKKYAQIFELPEFLTSNLTLAAAAAKILLSELNITNLGRLDIRGRCEQLAPNLYIDVGHNELGAQAIAQKFDGKKVCLIYNAFADKDFYAVLSTLKNIIKNVKIIDYDGHGRELGGQRLIVALDNLELKFSHFDDMDMDKILQAKDDEIYLVFGSFYLVEAFLRRYNARESL; encoded by the coding sequence ATGAAGCTAGAGAAATTTTTAGAAGGCAAACCGCTCTTTTATAAAGAGATCGATTATACCCGCATGCCTCGTGCTTGGCAAAGCATTAAAAGTAAATTTAAACCGTTTAAGGTTATTCATGTTATAGGAACTAATGGCAAGGGTAGTACAGGGCGCTTTTTGGCTCAAATTTTACATGCAAATGGCAAAACTGTTGGGCACTATACAAGCCCGCACATCTTCGAGTTTAAAGAGCGCTTTTGGCTTAATGGAAGTATCGTTAGTGATGAAAATTTAGAGCTAGCTCACCAGAGGTTACTAGAAATTTTGCCAGATGAGTTTAGGGTAAAAACTAGCTATTTTGAGTATGCTACACTGCTTGCGGCTACTTTATTTGAAGGGTGTGAGTATTTTGTATGCGAGGCTGGAATGGGCGGCGAGCTTGATGCTACAAATGTTTTTGAAAAAAAACTTAGCCTTTTTGCTCCGATAGGACTTGATCATATCGATGTTTTAGGTGTTGATCTAAAGGCTATAGCTACTACTAAATTTAAAGCCATAAATGCCAATGCACCAGCTATTTTAAACGATAAAATGGACAAAATTTGCTCTGATATAGGTTTTATGATAGCAAAAAATTTAGGTGTAAAAATAGACTTTGCAAGTCAAATTTTAAAAAATGATGATAGAGATAGTATAAAAAAATACGCTCAGATTTTTGAGCTACCAGAGTTTTTAACTTCTAATCTCACGCTAGCAGCCGCAGCCGCAAAGATACTTTTATCAGAATTAAATATAACAAATCTTGGCAGGCTTGATATTAGGGGCAGGTGTGAGCAGCTTGCACCAAATTTATATATTGATGTGGGACATAACGAGCTTGGAGCGCAGGCTATTGCGCAAAAATTTGATGGTAAAAAAGTTTGTCTTATCTATAATGCATTTGCCGATAAGGACTTTTATGCGGTTTTATCTACTTTAAAAAATATCATAAAAAATGTAAAAATCATCGACTACGACGGACATGGTCGTGAGCTTGGCGGGCAGAGATTAATAGTGGCTTTAGATAACTTAGAGCTTAAATTTAGCCATTTTGATGATATGGATATGGATAAAATTTTGCAGGCAAAAGATGATGAAATTTATCTAGTTTTTGGTTCGTTTTATCTTGTAGAGGCGTTTTTAAGGCGATATAATGCAAGAGAAAGTTTATGA
- a CDS encoding GGDEF domain-containing protein → MAAISVAQIVKEALGEIKNRQLMLTPENYTDVYNEICKKYGFTTAEKKRIEQYISRLGAEFKTQAANMNISSIDEFVAFVTARLNRSSQSGAASVDDDKGYKSLNAFARRVLQVVAMLHNKEAKAMAERSMQILSKKCDPAALDEVREKWFEIVSGYNDEYLDFLKHYGVKGNEDLKTMMGELENFLMLQNDNDMLKSFVELVGIMLEPSITKELDDEIAQINTSISKNPMEINSPNIKDEIKNLVARRIETDKNEVAQKISSLNSVLGSIGSRISELANTSRDSTAKMQGIKSDIAEISLDTNSFEQVKEMLFNIANALEIESRELGAEMSSKQATISELQERINSLEQELEEAKIESREDFLTKTATKRALMEELRRIEEAYRRYGTDYSVCFLDIDFFKKINDTYGHDAGDVILATVAMIFKKNIRKIDFIGRYGGEEFIVILPSTSQGEAVVFAEKIRQTIESFKFIYKNERIKVTISAGVATRSLSLSDMSTIENADKMLYHSKQNGRNQVSPKN, encoded by the coding sequence ATGGCAGCAATTAGCGTTGCACAGATAGTTAAGGAGGCATTGGGTGAGATAAAAAATCGTCAGCTCATGCTAACACCAGAAAACTATACTGATGTCTATAATGAAATTTGTAAAAAATATGGCTTTACAACTGCTGAAAAAAAGCGCATAGAACAATACATCTCGCGTTTAGGGGCTGAGTTTAAAACTCAAGCTGCAAATATGAACATAAGCAGCATTGATGAGTTTGTGGCTTTTGTTACAGCTAGACTTAATCGCTCATCGCAAAGTGGTGCAGCTAGCGTTGATGATGATAAAGGATATAAGTCGCTAAATGCGTTTGCACGCCGTGTACTTCAGGTCGTTGCGATGCTTCATAATAAAGAGGCTAAGGCTATGGCTGAAAGGTCTATGCAAATTTTATCTAAAAAGTGCGATCCAGCTGCGCTTGATGAGGTAAGAGAGAAGTGGTTTGAGATCGTTAGTGGCTATAATGATGAGTATCTTGACTTCTTAAAGCACTATGGCGTTAAAGGCAATGAAGATCTAAAAACGATGATGGGCGAGCTTGAAAATTTCTTAATGCTACAAAACGATAACGATATGTTAAAATCATTTGTTGAGCTTGTTGGCATTATGCTTGAACCATCTATCACAAAAGAGCTTGACGATGAGATAGCTCAGATAAATACTAGCATTTCAAAAAATCCTATGGAGATAAACTCACCAAACATAAAAGATGAGATAAAAAATTTAGTTGCTCGTCGTATCGAAACCGATAAAAATGAAGTAGCTCAGAAAATTTCATCGCTTAATAGTGTTTTAGGTAGTATCGGAAGTAGAATTTCAGAGCTTGCAAATACATCACGAGATAGCACTGCTAAGATGCAGGGCATTAAAAGTGATATTGCCGAGATAAGCCTTGATACAAATAGCTTTGAACAAGTAAAAGAGATGCTTTTTAATATAGCAAATGCACTTGAGATAGAAAGCCGTGAGCTGGGAGCTGAGATGAGTAGCAAGCAGGCAACTATATCAGAGCTTCAAGAGCGTATAAATTCTCTTGAGCAAGAGCTTGAAGAAGCTAAGATAGAAAGCCGTGAGGACTTTTTGACAAAGACGGCGACTAAAAGAGCACTTATGGAGGAGCTAAGGCGAATCGAAGAGGCTTACAGAAGATATGGGACTGATTACTCTGTTTGTTTTCTTGATATCGACTTCTTTAAAAAGATTAATGATACTTATGGGCACGACGCGGGTGATGTTATACTTGCCACGGTTGCAATGATTTTTAAGAAAAACATAAGAAAGATTGATTTTATCGGCAGATATGGTGGTGAAGAGTTTATCGTCATACTTCCAAGCACAAGTCAAGGCGAAGCGGTTGTGTTTGCTGAAAAGATAAGACAAACTATCGAAAGTTTTAAATTTATATATAAAAATGAGCGTATAAAAGTTACTATAAGTGCTGGAGTTGCAACTAGGAGCCTAAGTCTAAGCGATATGTCTACTATAGAAAATGCTGATAAAATGCTTTATCATTCAAAGCAAAACGGAAGAAATCAGGTATCGCCAAAAAACTAA
- the lptE gene encoding LPS assembly lipoprotein LptE, with product MRFLLGFFMAFLLIGCGYKPISKLTQDIMDERVYVDVIISKTEPKNSVLIKDAVKEGIVSRLHKTLSDKQSANTLIEVSNTSIRYQAMVYDEFGYISEYKVILGLNFKTTFKDGKTENISTVGEYDFSVSRRISNIRYADSVISDTEKFTAIKEASKEAFDEYISKLAIKGYKHGSN from the coding sequence TTGAGGTTTTTATTAGGTTTTTTTATGGCTTTTTTGCTTATTGGTTGCGGGTATAAACCGATCTCAAAACTCACACAAGATATTATGGATGAGAGGGTTTATGTTGATGTTATAATTAGCAAAACTGAGCCAAAAAATAGTGTTTTGATAAAAGATGCAGTAAAAGAGGGTATCGTATCAAGACTACATAAAACTCTTAGTGATAAACAAAGTGCAAACACGCTTATAGAAGTGTCAAACACATCGATTAGATACCAGGCGATGGTTTATGATGAGTTTGGGTATATCTCGGAGTATAAGGTCATTTTGGGATTAAATTTTAAGACAACCTTTAAAGATGGAAAAACCGAAAACATATCAACCGTAGGCGAATATGACTTTAGTGTTTCAAGGCGCATTAGTAACATACGCTATGCAGATAGTGTCATAAGCGATACGGAGAAATTTACAGCTATCAAAGAGGCTTCAAAAGAGGCCTTTGATGAATATATATCAAAATTAGCAATAAAAGGATACAAACATGGCAGCAATTAG
- the leuS gene encoding leucine--tRNA ligase, with protein sequence MAEILKYDALNIEKKWQEIWSKNEEFEPKDDYTLPKKYILSMFPYPSGRIHMGHVRNYSISDVLARYYRKKGFNVLHPIGFDSFGMPAENAAIKNGTHPRKWTYENIDYMIKELRTLGLSFSKKRELATSDPLYTKWEQSFFIKMFEKGLVYRKSAVVNWCEHDQTVLANEQVEEGCCWRCGNEIVQRELPGYYFKITQYADELLNDLKKLEGKWPSQVLTMQENWIGKSYGLEFKFELDEDSKKILGGKFDGFEVFTTRPDTIYGVTYTALAPEHGIVKALLESENLDDEKKTKIRTILNQSPRERQASAKDGMFLGIYVLHPLTNEKIPVWVANFILADYGSGAIMSVPAHDQRDFDFASEFGLPIVQVVCPEDGENDTSKANSEPGIAINSPLIDGLKTQDAKEKIIANFENKGLGRRVTNFKLRDWGISRQRYWGAPIPIVHCPHCGVVPENEKNLPVALPDDVNITGEGNPLDKHATWKYTKCPKCGGDAIRETDTMDTFVQSSWYFARYASDERTWEDMALDKDGVDYWMNVDQYIGGIEHAILHLLYARFFQKVLRDLGYVRDDEPFENLLTQGMVLKDGKKMSKSKGNVVDPDDIINKYGADTARLFILFAAPPQKELEWNDSAVEGAYRFLNRLWDRAINLAPRSQMPTINHSNLSKEEKYARLKVYEALVKSQDVFAQSFTFNTLIAACMEALNAINAQNNDDVSAEGFYIILNLLEPIVPHIACELSERLFGRRNFGEIKILDEVFVKDTINLAVTINGKKRAEFEISASAKQEDVLKEAKTQTAKWLDGKEILKEIYIPGKLVNLVIKG encoded by the coding sequence ATGGCTGAAATTTTAAAATACGATGCCTTAAATATTGAAAAAAAATGGCAAGAAATTTGGTCGAAAAATGAGGAATTTGAGCCAAAAGATGATTATACTTTACCTAAAAAATACATCCTTTCAATGTTTCCATATCCAAGTGGACGCATCCATATGGGGCATGTTAGAAACTACTCTATAAGCGATGTTTTAGCTAGATACTACCGAAAAAAAGGCTTTAATGTCTTACATCCTATTGGCTTTGATAGCTTTGGTATGCCAGCAGAAAATGCAGCTATAAAAAACGGCACTCATCCTAGAAAATGGACTTATGAGAATATAGATTATATGATAAAAGAGCTTAGAACTCTAGGACTTTCATTTTCCAAAAAGCGTGAGCTAGCCACTTCTGACCCGCTTTATACAAAATGGGAGCAGAGCTTTTTTATAAAGATGTTTGAAAAGGGGTTGGTATATCGCAAAAGTGCGGTTGTAAACTGGTGTGAGCATGACCAGACGGTTTTGGCAAATGAACAGGTTGAAGAGGGTTGTTGTTGGCGCTGTGGTAACGAGATAGTTCAAAGAGAGCTTCCTGGGTATTATTTTAAGATAACGCAGTATGCTGATGAGCTTTTAAATGATCTGAAAAAGCTTGAAGGTAAGTGGCCAAGCCAGGTTTTAACTATGCAAGAAAACTGGATCGGCAAGAGCTATGGGCTAGAGTTTAAATTTGAGCTGGATGAAGATTCAAAGAAGATTTTAGGCGGTAAGTTTGATGGATTTGAGGTCTTTACAACTCGCCCAGATACCATTTATGGAGTAACTTATACAGCTCTTGCGCCAGAACATGGTATTGTTAAGGCGTTGCTTGAGAGTGAAAATTTAGATGATGAGAAAAAAACAAAGATCCGCACTATCTTAAATCAAAGTCCACGGGAGCGTCAAGCCAGCGCAAAAGACGGCATGTTTTTAGGTATTTATGTTCTCCATCCACTTACAAATGAGAAAATTCCAGTTTGGGTAGCAAATTTTATCTTGGCTGATTATGGTAGTGGAGCTATCATGTCAGTGCCTGCTCATGATCAACGCGATTTTGACTTTGCGAGCGAATTTGGTTTGCCTATCGTGCAAGTTGTTTGTCCAGAAGATGGAGAAAATGACACTAGTAAGGCAAATAGCGAGCCAGGCATCGCCATAAATTCGCCACTTATAGACGGACTAAAAACTCAAGATGCAAAAGAGAAAATAATAGCAAATTTTGAAAACAAAGGGCTTGGACGAAGAGTAACAAATTTCAAGCTTCGTGACTGGGGTATCTCTCGTCAGCGATATTGGGGTGCGCCTATACCTATCGTGCATTGCCCACATTGTGGAGTTGTGCCAGAGAATGAGAAAAATTTACCAGTAGCACTACCTGATGATGTAAATATAACAGGCGAAGGTAATCCTTTAGATAAGCATGCGACTTGGAAGTATACAAAATGTCCAAAATGCGGTGGTGACGCCATTAGAGAGACTGACACGATGGACACATTTGTGCAAAGTAGCTGGTATTTTGCAAGATATGCAAGTGATGAGCGGACTTGGGAAGATATGGCGCTTGATAAAGATGGTGTTGATTATTGGATGAATGTCGATCAATATATCGGCGGTATCGAACATGCTATACTTCACCTACTTTATGCGCGCTTTTTTCAAAAGGTCTTGCGAGATTTGGGCTATGTGAGAGATGACGAGCCATTTGAAAATTTACTAACTCAAGGCATGGTGCTAAAAGATGGTAAAAAGATGAGTAAAAGTAAGGGAAATGTCGTAGATCCAGATGATATTATAAATAAATATGGTGCTGATACGGCAAGGCTTTTTATACTTTTTGCTGCGCCTCCTCAAAAAGAGCTTGAGTGGAATGATAGCGCGGTTGAGGGCGCATATCGCTTTTTAAATAGACTTTGGGATAGAGCTATAAATTTAGCTCCAAGAAGCCAAATGCCAACTATAAATCATTCAAATCTTAGCAAAGAGGAGAAGTATGCTAGACTTAAAGTGTACGAAGCTCTTGTAAAGTCGCAAGATGTTTTTGCACAAAGTTTTACATTTAACACCTTAATCGCCGCTTGCATGGAAGCTCTTAATGCTATAAATGCCCAAAATAACGATGATGTAAGTGCTGAGGGATTTTATATTATCTTAAATTTACTTGAGCCTATCGTGCCACACATTGCTTGCGAACTGAGTGAGAGGCTTTTTGGTAGGAGAAATTTTGGTGAGATTAAAATTTTAGATGAAGTTTTTGTAAAAGACACTATAAACTTAGCCGTTACCATAAATGGCAAAAAGCGTGCAGAGTTTGAAATTTCAGCATCAGCCAAACAAGAAGATGTACTAAAAGAGGCAAAAACACAAACGGCAAAATGGCTTGATGGCAAGGAGATATTAAAAGAAATTTATATCCCTGGTAAGCTTGTGAATTTGGTTATAAAAGGATAA
- a CDS encoding DUF6394 family protein, with amino-acid sequence MNWGKVFYIFFALMSLTTTAGFLYDKNEIALFVAASINLVSTLLKIGVKNILSAELFASSLVADLHLIPAFIVLQVSSNMTLCYSLAIGALIANIFSLALVLIESSKTQEEF; translated from the coding sequence ATGAATTGGGGAAAAGTTTTTTATATATTTTTTGCTCTGATGAGCCTTACTACAACGGCTGGGTTTTTATACGATAAAAATGAGATAGCACTGTTTGTAGCAGCTAGTATAAATTTAGTCTCTACTTTGCTTAAAATCGGTGTGAAAAATATACTCTCAGCCGAGCTTTTTGCTAGCTCACTTGTTGCTGACTTGCACCTTATACCGGCATTTATCGTACTTCAAGTAAGCTCAAATATGACACTTTGCTACTCGCTTGCTATAGGCGCGCTGATAGCAAATATCTTTTCGCTTGCTCTAGTGCTTATCGAGTCAAGCAAAACTCAAGAAGAATTTTAG
- the secF gene encoding protein translocase subunit SecF has product MQIFTKAKVYDFMKFRFASLSLSAILFFGSVFLLLTKGLNYGIDFSGGTLIQVKYEGVAPLDKIRETLLKSEKLKNANVTEFGSEHEVNIRFSGSDSSVSGDIGAEVKELLKETGNVEIRRVDIVGPKVGSELREKGLMAILVSFGAVLIYITLRFEWRFAVAAIISEIHDVVITLGAISLFAINVNLDTLAAILTILGYSLNDTIIIFDRIREGIVTSKRSDMIDVINESISATLSRTILTSFTTLMVVAVLFFFGGDMIHDFSFVLIVGILIGTISSVYIAVPFLIWFKFNIEQYRARLAEKQKQQKERERERAMFEKGVV; this is encoded by the coding sequence GTGCAAATTTTTACAAAAGCTAAAGTTTATGATTTTATGAAGTTCAGATTTGCTTCGCTTAGTCTGTCTGCTATTTTGTTTTTTGGTTCAGTTTTTTTACTTTTAACAAAAGGTTTAAATTACGGTATAGACTTTTCTGGCGGTACTTTGATACAAGTAAAATACGAGGGTGTTGCTCCACTTGATAAGATAAGAGAGACTCTTTTAAAAAGTGAAAAGTTAAAAAATGCAAATGTAACAGAATTTGGTAGCGAACATGAGGTGAATATTCGTTTTTCTGGCTCAGATTCAAGTGTGAGTGGCGACATTGGTGCAGAAGTTAAGGAACTTTTAAAAGAGACTGGAAATGTTGAAATTCGCCGTGTGGATATAGTTGGTCCAAAGGTTGGTAGTGAGCTTAGAGAAAAAGGCTTAATGGCTATCTTAGTTTCATTTGGCGCAGTGCTTATTTATATCACGCTTCGTTTTGAATGGCGTTTTGCTGTGGCTGCTATCATATCTGAAATTCACGATGTTGTCATAACATTGGGTGCTATATCGCTATTTGCTATAAATGTAAATTTGGATACATTAGCTGCCATACTTACGATACTTGGCTATTCGCTAAATGATACTATTATCATTTTTGATCGCATTAGGGAGGGCATAGTAACAAGCAAGCGTAGCGATATGATAGATGTTATCAATGAAAGCATATCGGCAACACTATCAAGAACTATACTAACATCATTTACTACGCTTATGGTTGTAGCAGTGCTGTTCTTCTTTGGTGGCGATATGATACATGACTTCTCTTTTGTGTTAATAGTAGGAATTTTGATAGGAACTATAAGCTCAGTTTATATAGCAGTACCATTTCTTATATGGTTTAAATTTAATATTGAGCAATATAGAGCTAGACTTGCTGAGAAGCAAAAACAGCAAAAAGAGCGTGAGCGTGAGCGTGCAATGTTTGAAAAAGGTGTAGTGTAA